Below is a genomic region from Trichocoleus sp..
GAGCTAAAACCATAAGAGACTCAGAGCAATGAAGGAGAGGGAGCTTCAGGAGATGAGTGTTAACACGAAAGGAGATAATCTGTCTTGGGGTAGAACCTGCGGAAACGTAGGGAAATCACGGTTACTGTCTAGGCAGGGAGCATGTAATCTTAGAGCCAGTTAACCCCATCCGATCAGTACTTATCTACTAATCCAATTATCATAGAGACGAATTTCCAATTCAGCCAGCAATCTTGTCATCCTGACTGCTTTTTAGTACCTCAACAACTGGTTTAAGGGTGTTTGACCAGGAGTGTTTGACCAAGATTCCGGTTTAACACCATCTAGAACTAGCAAATTGTGATCTACGCAAAATCTCTTTCGCTCGCCTACCATTCTGGAATGAGAGCCTGGGGAACAGCATGGGTAAATGAAGGTGGCAGTGATATCCAGTTAGTGAGGGAACCATGCGGTCTAGGAAACAACGCGATTGCCAAGCACAACCGACTGGAATAAGGTATGGGCAAGGTAGCTGTCCTAGTACCCCGGCAACATCAGTTGAGTCAGCGGTGGCAGCCTGTTCATTAATCTTTAATCTTCGATCGCGAGAACTGCCTGTAATGCAGCAAAACTTGGCACGGGGTAGCTATCTTATTGGGCAGCAAATAACTCACGCGATGCTTACCCAGACACCGCAGGATGCCCTCCTAACTGTTGCAAGAGTTCTAGGGGAGGCTTTTTTGGCAGAAAGCTGCCTCATTGTGCCATTTCCACAACAGGCGTCCGTTGCTTACTGGAGTTTAGAAAGCGGTATGCAGCAAATGCAGGACGCTCCAGAACCAACGGCAGCAATCTTGAGGCACTTGCTTGAACAAGACAGCACGTCAAAATCAGCCAAACAGCCAATTGTCATTCCTGCCCTGCCCCTGAATCTAGCAAGTCACCCCTCTGATTCAGATTCACCAGCGACGATTTGCCACAACCCTCTTCATCCCACCGATCGCCTGCCAGAAACCATTTCCTCGGCAAACAACTCATTAACCAGCTCAGAATCAGACTCAGTTATCGCAATCCAAACTCTATTTCAAAAGCAGATTAACGGCATCATTGTGCTCGCAGGCTCCCGCCCCAATCAATGGAGGGAATTAGAAGTGCATCTCCTAAAAACGCTTGCCCCTCAAGTCGCAGTTGCCATTTCCCACAGCCAGCTAGAGCAGCGAGTTCAGCAACAACAGCAACAGCAAATTCTGCTCGATCAGCTCACTTCTACCATTCGCAATAGTGGCAGTCTCCAGCAGGTTTTCCAGCTCGCAGTCGAAGCGATCCCTACAACGCTTCAGGCAAGCCGAGGGATGGTGCTGCTGTTCAAGTACAGCGACCCTCTGTTCAAGCAGCGCTCTCAGGGACTGCCCAAAGCAAAAGCCAGCATTGCTGCCCAGTGGTGCGATCGAGCCGAGTTTATTGACTCTGAGCTAGAGCCGGAATCTGAGGCTTTCTGGATTGCATCTTGTGACCTTTGTCGCCATCTTCTTAGCAATCCAACTGATCCGGTCATTGTCCGCTCAGATTCAGCGCGCGACACTCTTAACTCAGTTCACCTTTCTGAAAGTGTTGATCTCTTCGCCGCCTCGCAAGACACCGCCTCCCTCTTCCAATTTGATGACTTTGCCACTTCCCTGATCATGCCTTTAGAAAATCAGGGAACTGTTTTAGGGTGTCTGGTTTTGCAGCATGAACGGATGAGATCCTGCTCATTAGCAGAAATTACTTTTGTGCGGATGGTTGCGGCACAACTGAGCACTGCCATCATTCAGAATCGAACGCTGCAACAGGTACAGGCGATGGTACAAGAGCGGACAGCTCAGCTTCAGCGCAGTCTAGAGGTGCAAGCAAAGCTGTATGAGAAAACCAGACAGCAGGTTGAGCAACTGCAACGACTCAACGGAGAACGCGAAGAATTTTTGAGTACCGTCAGCCATGAGTTACTTACTCCTTTAACGAGCATGACTCTGGCAATCAGGATGCTGCGCCAATCCAGTCTTCCTCCAGAGCGACAAGCAAAATATCTTGATATTCTAGAGCAGCAATGCGCTCAGGAAACCACCCTAATTAACGATCTGTTAGCCCTGCGCCAGCTAGAAGCAAATCAGGCAGAGTTGGAGCTAGAAAAGCTTGATGTTCGCCACTGGATTCAGGATTTAGCCGGATCGATCGCCGCCACCTGGACAGAAAACGACGTACAGCTAGAAATTGAAGTGCCACAGAAGCCGCTGCTGATTCAAACCGACTCAGAAAGCTTAAATCGAGTTTTGACAGAGCTATTAACCAATGCTAAAAAATATTCGGAGCCTGGCAGCCTGATTCATTTGCAGGTGTCTCATCAGCCCGATCGGGCTCAAGGTTCTGTTATGGTGCGCTTGTCTAACACGGGAGCAGGCATTTCGCCTGAAGAGTTGCCCCACATCTTTGATAAATTCCGGCGGGGGCAAGGAGTGACGCAGCAAGCGATTCAAGGCACTGGATTGGGTCTAGCATTAGTAAAAGGTTTAGTGGAGCATTTAAACGGTGAAATCACGGCTTCGAGCCATCCGATCGGGCAAAGCTCGCTCTGGCAAACCTGTTTTACTCTCGTCTTCCCCCAATGCCTGCAAGGTACCGTACAACTGATTTCGTGAGTGTTGACTGAGAGTGTTGACTGAGAGTGTTGCCTAATAAGTTGACTGATAAAGTGAGATAGACCGTATGGGTATGAATCCTGAGTTAGAAATGAGTTCGATCGTCCCCAACAACGAAAACTTGGACGAGGATTTAGCATTACTCGAGGCAGATGCAGAAGATGCGCTTCGAGCAGGCGTTACTGTATCAACCGATCGACTGGGGGGACGACGCAGACAAATTTCGGCTCAGATTTACATTCCTCATTCCCAGACCCAAATCTGGCAGATTTTGACAGACTACGATCGTCTCGCTGATTTTATTCCCAGCCTCGCCAAAAGTCAGCGGCTTTCTCAGTTCCAGGAGCAAATCCGGATTGAACAAATCGGCGCAGAAGTATTTTTGAAGTTCAAGTTTCGTGCGCGTGTCGTGCTGGATATGGTCGAGCATTACCCGCATCAAATCGACTTTACGATGGTCGAGGGAGACTTCAAAGAATTTGTGGGAACCTGGCAGCTAAAACCCGTTTCTGGGGGAACAGAGCTATGCTACACCGTCGCCATTCTGCCGCCCCTTGCCATGCCTGTTAGCTTGATTGAACGCCGCCTCCGCAGTGGACTGGTGATGAACCTCTCGGCAATTCGCGATCGGGCAAGTCAACAATCTCCGGCTTAATTTCTGAATCAAGCCCTGATAAGATTGGACAAAAACCGTGGCAAAGACGCTTTATCTCGCCAATCCTTACGGGTTTTCTCAGCAGCAGCGATCGTTACTCTTACCCCCAATTGTCAAAACTCTTGAGACATTAGGTGCAGAAGTGTGGGAGCCCTTTGCCCGAAATAACCAGATCGATTTCTCTCAGGCAAGCTGGGCATATCAGGTCGCGCAAGCCGACTTTAATGATGTCAGGCAATGCGATGGAATTTTTGCGATCGTCAACGGAACACCACCTGATGAAGGCGTGATGATTGAACTGGGTATGGCAATTGCGCTCAATAAAGCCATCTTTCTGTTCCGAGATGATTTCCGTCGCTGTAGTGATAATGAAGCATATCCCCTGAACCTGATGCTATTTGCAGGCTTTCCAGCAATTGGCTGGGAGGCATATTACTATACAGCGATTGAAGAAATTCCATCCCCCGAGAAAGCGTTATATCAATGGTTGACTAACTAAGCTTCTCCTTTTTGCATGGCTAAAGTCTGGTGTGCCAGAGCAAAGTCTGCAGCCGTAATTTCGATCGAATTGGGATCAGTGTAACCTTGAGCACGATGACGACGAATCGCTTGCAGTGCCGCTTGATTACTTAATAGAGCCAGATCTGCTCCGTTCCATTCCTCCGTACGGACTGCCCACTCAGCGAGATGGACATCATCAGCTAAAGGACGATCGCTGTTGTGAACCTGCAAAATGGACAAACGACTGGGCAGATCAGGCAAATCAATCTTCAGTTGCAAATCGAGTCGTCCAGCTCGGAGCAGAGCAGGGTCGAGCGCTTCCGGACGATTCGTTGCACCGATCAGCAGCACATTGGAGCAGCCTTTCAAACCGTCTAATTCTGTCAGTAATTGACCAACCACTCGATCGCTTACCCCAGAGTCTCCTTGAAAACTGCCTCTTGCCGGAGCGAGCGTATCAATCTCATCGACAAACACGACACAGGGAGACGCCTGACGTGCTTTCTGAAATAGCTCCCGCACTGCCTGTTC
It encodes:
- a CDS encoding SRPBCC family protein; its protein translation is MGMNPELEMSSIVPNNENLDEDLALLEADAEDALRAGVTVSTDRLGGRRRQISAQIYIPHSQTQIWQILTDYDRLADFIPSLAKSQRLSQFQEQIRIEQIGAEVFLKFKFRARVVLDMVEHYPHQIDFTMVEGDFKEFVGTWQLKPVSGGTELCYTVAILPPLAMPVSLIERRLRSGLVMNLSAIRDRASQQSPA
- a CDS encoding ATP-binding protein, producing MRSRKQRDCQAQPTGIRYGQGSCPSTPATSVESAVAACSLIFNLRSRELPVMQQNLARGSYLIGQQITHAMLTQTPQDALLTVARVLGEAFLAESCLIVPFPQQASVAYWSLESGMQQMQDAPEPTAAILRHLLEQDSTSKSAKQPIVIPALPLNLASHPSDSDSPATICHNPLHPTDRLPETISSANNSLTSSESDSVIAIQTLFQKQINGIIVLAGSRPNQWRELEVHLLKTLAPQVAVAISHSQLEQRVQQQQQQQILLDQLTSTIRNSGSLQQVFQLAVEAIPTTLQASRGMVLLFKYSDPLFKQRSQGLPKAKASIAAQWCDRAEFIDSELEPESEAFWIASCDLCRHLLSNPTDPVIVRSDSARDTLNSVHLSESVDLFAASQDTASLFQFDDFATSLIMPLENQGTVLGCLVLQHERMRSCSLAEITFVRMVAAQLSTAIIQNRTLQQVQAMVQERTAQLQRSLEVQAKLYEKTRQQVEQLQRLNGEREEFLSTVSHELLTPLTSMTLAIRMLRQSSLPPERQAKYLDILEQQCAQETTLINDLLALRQLEANQAELELEKLDVRHWIQDLAGSIAATWTENDVQLEIEVPQKPLLIQTDSESLNRVLTELLTNAKKYSEPGSLIHLQVSHQPDRAQGSVMVRLSNTGAGISPEELPHIFDKFRRGQGVTQQAIQGTGLGLALVKGLVEHLNGEITASSHPIGQSSLWQTCFTLVFPQCLQGTVQLIS
- a CDS encoding nucleoside 2-deoxyribosyltransferase, with amino-acid sequence MAKTLYLANPYGFSQQQRSLLLPPIVKTLETLGAEVWEPFARNNQIDFSQASWAYQVAQADFNDVRQCDGIFAIVNGTPPDEGVMIELGMAIALNKAIFLFRDDFRRCSDNEAYPLNLMLFAGFPAIGWEAYYYTAIEEIPSPEKALYQWLTN